A part of Vicinamibacterales bacterium genomic DNA contains:
- a CDS encoding FAD-binding protein — protein sequence MAQSLTHDVLILGAGLAGLRAAVEICSRLDGRVDVGIVSKVQLMRAHSVCAEGGTAAVLRTEEGDSIDLHAWDTNKGSDFLADQDVVRRFVHAIPDEILRLDHWGIPWTRDEHGRIAQRPFGGHSFPRATLAADKTGFFEMQTLYDQLLRYKSFTRYDEFFVTDILVENGRFAGLLGIHAPSGETVILRAKALLIATGGGGTLYGFTTYSETVTGDGMAMAYRAGLPLEDMEFLQFHPTGLVPNGILMTEACRGEGGYLKNAKGERFMERYAPSKMELAPRDMVSRAEQMELEAGRGIPGLDGLPCIHLDLTHLGAERINTRLPLIREVCIKFIGLDPIEKPIPIRPVAHYSMGGVETDIDGLTRIAGIWAAGEVAAVSLHGANRLGSNSTGECLVWGGITGAEIVKALPSLGNPAPIPDRLVAERQAHVKDLMTRQGKENLYGLRRELRTMMDRDVGVFRTGQELAHGLSVVREIRGRSKQAAVDDKGSVYNSNLFHALELENLLDLAEVTIVGAIAREESRGAHARRDFDTRNDDQWLKHTLAWYTGGPPRLDYKPVAIDQWKPVERKY from the coding sequence ATGGCTCAGAGCCTGACCCACGACGTCCTCATTCTCGGCGCCGGGCTGGCCGGTCTGCGTGCCGCCGTGGAAATCTGCTCGCGGCTCGACGGCCGCGTTGACGTCGGTATCGTGTCGAAGGTCCAGCTCATGCGCGCGCACTCGGTGTGCGCCGAAGGCGGGACGGCCGCGGTGCTCCGCACAGAGGAAGGGGATTCGATCGACCTCCACGCGTGGGACACCAACAAAGGCTCCGACTTCCTGGCAGACCAGGATGTCGTTCGCCGGTTCGTCCATGCGATCCCGGACGAGATCCTCCGACTCGATCACTGGGGCATCCCGTGGACACGCGACGAACACGGACGGATCGCGCAGCGGCCGTTCGGCGGCCATAGCTTTCCACGAGCGACGCTCGCCGCGGACAAGACCGGGTTCTTCGAGATGCAGACGCTGTACGATCAGCTCCTGCGCTACAAGAGCTTCACGCGGTACGACGAGTTCTTCGTCACCGACATTCTCGTGGAGAACGGCCGGTTCGCCGGCCTGCTCGGCATCCACGCGCCGAGCGGCGAGACGGTCATCCTGCGCGCGAAGGCGTTGCTCATCGCGACAGGTGGAGGGGGCACGCTCTATGGATTCACCACCTACTCCGAGACGGTGACGGGCGACGGCATGGCGATGGCGTACCGAGCAGGCCTGCCGCTCGAGGACATGGAGTTCCTCCAGTTCCATCCGACGGGGCTCGTGCCCAACGGCATCCTGATGACGGAGGCGTGCCGCGGCGAAGGCGGCTACCTGAAGAACGCCAAGGGTGAGCGTTTCATGGAGCGCTACGCGCCCAGCAAGATGGAGCTGGCTCCGCGGGACATGGTGTCGCGCGCCGAACAGATGGAGCTCGAAGCTGGCCGAGGTATTCCCGGACTGGATGGCCTCCCCTGCATCCACCTCGACCTGACGCACCTCGGCGCCGAGCGGATCAACACTCGACTCCCGCTGATCCGCGAAGTCTGCATCAAGTTCATCGGCCTCGACCCGATCGAGAAGCCGATCCCGATTCGGCCCGTCGCGCACTACTCGATGGGCGGCGTCGAGACCGACATCGACGGCCTCACGCGGATCGCCGGAATCTGGGCGGCCGGCGAGGTGGCCGCGGTCTCCCTGCACGGCGCGAACCGCCTCGGGTCGAACTCCACGGGCGAATGCCTGGTCTGGGGTGGCATCACGGGCGCCGAGATCGTGAAGGCGCTCCCCTCGCTCGGCAACCCAGCGCCGATCCCCGATCGTCTCGTCGCCGAAAGGCAGGCGCACGTCAAGGACTTGATGACGCGCCAGGGCAAGGAGAATCTCTACGGTCTGCGCCGTGAACTCCGAACGATGATGGATCGCGATGTCGGCGTATTCCGGACTGGCCAGGAGTTGGCGCACGGTCTGTCGGTCGTACGCGAGATCCGCGGACGTTCCAAACAGGCGGCGGTGGACGACAAGGGGTCAGTCTACAACTCGAACCTGTTCCACGCCTTGGAACTCGAGAACCTGCTCGACCTCGCGGAAGTGACCATCGTCGGAGCCATCGCCCGCGAGGAGTCCCGCGGCGCCCATGCCCGACGCGACTTCGACACGCGCAACGACGACCAGTGGCTGAAGCACACGCTGGCGTGGTACACGGGCGGCCCACCCCGGCTCGACTACAAGCCAGTGGCAATCGATCAGTGGAAGCCCGTGGAGCGGAAATACTAG
- a CDS encoding succinate dehydrogenase/fumarate reductase iron-sulfur subunit has product MNLKLLVWRQVNGSDAGRLVPYDAEDISPDMSFLEMLDVVNENLIRRGEDPIAFDSDCREGICGMCSLVINGVPHGHEHATTVCQLHMRHFEDGDTITVEPWRAKAFPPHKDLMVDRSAFDRIIAAGGYVSVNVGGAPEANSIPIPRDAAEAAMDSAACIGCGACVAACKNASAVLFVGAKISHLALLPQGHPERRRRVAAMVAQMDAEGFGSCSNEGECEAVCPKEISMANIACLRREFVRALWRR; this is encoded by the coding sequence ATGAATCTCAAACTTCTGGTGTGGCGCCAGGTGAACGGCAGCGACGCGGGCCGCCTGGTGCCCTATGACGCCGAGGACATCTCGCCCGACATGTCCTTTCTCGAGATGCTGGACGTCGTCAACGAGAACCTGATCCGCAGGGGCGAAGACCCGATCGCCTTCGACTCGGACTGCCGCGAGGGGATTTGCGGCATGTGCAGCCTCGTGATCAACGGCGTGCCGCACGGCCACGAACACGCGACCACGGTCTGTCAGTTGCACATGCGCCATTTCGAGGATGGCGACACGATCACCGTCGAGCCCTGGCGCGCCAAGGCGTTTCCGCCACACAAGGATCTGATGGTCGACCGCAGTGCGTTCGACCGGATCATTGCGGCCGGCGGCTACGTCTCGGTCAACGTCGGCGGCGCCCCTGAGGCCAACAGTATTCCGATTCCACGTGACGCGGCGGAAGCGGCGATGGATTCCGCGGCGTGCATCGGCTGCGGCGCGTGTGTGGCGGCCTGCAAGAATGCGTCCGCGGTCCTGTTCGTCGGCGCGAAGATCTCGCACCTCGCCCTGCTGCCGCAGGGGCACCCTGAACGCAGACGTCGCGTGGCGGCGATGGTTGCGCAAATGGATGCCGAGGGCTTCGGCAGTTGCTCGAACGAAGGCGAGTGCGAAGCGGTGTGTCCAAAAGAAATTTCGATGGCCAACATCGCGTGTCTCCGTCGGGAATTCGTGCGTGCCTTGTGGCGCCGCTGA
- a CDS encoding fumarate reductase/succinate dehydrogenase flavoprotein subunit codes for MTPSTAAPAAPASTLDSKVPAGPLAEKWDRHKFEMKLVNPANRRKFTVIVVGTGLAGGAAAATLGELGYNVLDFCIQDSPRRAHSIAAQGGINAAKNYQNDGDSIQRLFYDTIKGGDYRSREANVFRLAQLSVNIIDQCAAQGVPFAREYGGLLDNRSFGGAQVSRTFYARGQTGQQLLLGAYQALMRQVHAGTVTIFPRREMLDVVLVDGHARGIIVRNLITGALERYGAHAVVLATGGYGNTYFLSTNAVNSNATAIWRAYKRGAFFANPCYTQIHPTCIPVSGDHQSKLTLMSESLRNDGRVWVPKQKGDRRPPGQIPESERDYFLERRYPTFGNLVPRDVASRAAKMVCDEGYGVGETGLSVFLDFADAIGRLGREVIRERYGNLFQMYEKITDEDPYKVPMRIFPAIHYAMGGLWVDYNLMSTIPGLFVAGEANFSDHGANRLGASALMQGLADGYFVIPSTLAGYLGSTALPKVGPDHDAFDEAAARVAARLTKLLSIKGRRTPREIHRELGQLLWHHVGMGRNEVGLQQALARIPRLREEFWQNVSVPGRDTDINQALEYAGRVADYLEFAELLTRDALERRESCGGHFREEFQTGENEALRDDEHFAHVAAWEYAGEERTPTRHQEPLEFEYARPAQRSYK; via the coding sequence ATGACGCCGTCGACGGCCGCGCCGGCCGCACCCGCGAGCACGCTCGACTCGAAGGTCCCCGCCGGCCCCCTTGCCGAGAAGTGGGACCGTCACAAGTTCGAGATGAAGCTGGTCAACCCGGCCAACCGCCGCAAGTTCACCGTCATCGTCGTCGGCACCGGGCTGGCGGGCGGTGCCGCGGCGGCCACGCTCGGCGAACTCGGCTACAACGTCCTCGATTTCTGCATCCAGGACAGTCCGCGTCGCGCCCACTCCATCGCCGCGCAGGGCGGGATCAACGCCGCGAAGAACTACCAGAACGACGGCGACAGCATCCAGCGGCTGTTCTACGACACCATCAAGGGCGGCGACTACCGGTCGCGCGAGGCAAACGTCTTCCGGCTGGCGCAATTGAGCGTCAACATCATCGACCAGTGCGCCGCACAGGGCGTGCCGTTCGCGCGTGAATACGGCGGCCTGCTCGACAACCGATCGTTCGGTGGGGCGCAGGTCTCCCGCACCTTCTATGCGCGCGGCCAGACGGGCCAGCAACTGCTGCTCGGCGCCTACCAGGCGTTGATGCGGCAGGTGCACGCGGGCACGGTGACGATCTTCCCGCGGCGCGAGATGCTCGACGTGGTGCTCGTGGACGGTCACGCGCGCGGCATCATCGTCCGCAACCTGATCACGGGCGCGCTCGAGCGGTACGGGGCGCACGCGGTCGTCCTGGCCACCGGGGGCTATGGCAACACGTACTTCCTGTCGACCAACGCCGTGAACTCGAACGCGACCGCCATCTGGCGAGCGTACAAGCGCGGGGCGTTCTTTGCGAACCCGTGTTACACGCAGATCCATCCCACGTGCATCCCTGTGTCCGGCGACCATCAGTCGAAGCTGACGCTGATGAGCGAGAGCCTCCGGAACGACGGGCGCGTGTGGGTGCCGAAGCAGAAGGGCGACCGGCGACCGCCCGGTCAGATACCCGAGAGCGAGCGCGACTACTTCCTGGAGCGCCGTTACCCCACATTCGGCAACCTCGTACCACGCGACGTCGCCTCCCGCGCGGCCAAGATGGTCTGCGACGAAGGATACGGCGTCGGTGAGACGGGGCTATCGGTGTTTCTCGATTTCGCCGACGCCATCGGCCGGCTGGGACGTGAGGTCATCAGGGAACGGTACGGAAACCTGTTCCAGATGTACGAGAAGATTACGGACGAAGATCCCTACAAGGTCCCGATGCGGATCTTCCCCGCCATTCACTATGCGATGGGCGGCCTGTGGGTGGACTACAACCTGATGTCCACCATCCCGGGTCTGTTCGTCGCTGGTGAAGCCAACTTCTCGGACCACGGCGCGAACCGCCTGGGCGCGAGTGCGCTGATGCAAGGCCTCGCCGACGGCTACTTCGTCATCCCGTCGACGCTGGCCGGGTATCTCGGCAGCACGGCGCTCCCCAAGGTCGGCCCCGACCACGACGCGTTCGACGAGGCGGCAGCCCGCGTGGCCGCGCGACTCACCAAGCTGCTGTCGATCAAAGGACGACGGACACCGCGCGAAATCCATCGTGAGCTTGGACAACTGCTGTGGCACCACGTCGGGATGGGACGCAACGAAGTCGGACTCCAGCAGGCGCTCGCGCGCATTCCCCGGCTGCGCGAGGAGTTCTGGCAGAACGTGTCGGTGCCCGGTCGGGACACCGACATCAACCAGGCCCTCGAGTATGCGGGCCGCGTCGCCGACTACCTGGAGTTCGCGGAGTTGCTGACGCGCGATGCGCTTGAACGGCGCGAATCGTGCGGCGGACACTTCCGTGAGGAGTTCCAGACGGGAGAGAACGAAGCGCTCCGTGACGACGAGCATTTCGCTCATGTGGCAGCGTGGGAGTACGCGGGCGAAGAACGGACGCCAACCCGACACCAGGAACCGCTCGAGTTCGAATACGCTCGCCCGGCACAGCGCAGCTACAAGTAG
- a CDS encoding succinate dehydrogenase cytochrome b subunit, producing MTPRWNVFSSSVAEKLLIAVTGLLLFLYLVVHLIGNTLLFLGPTTFNGYAHALISNPLVIPIELGLAAVFALHIWKTVMMWWRNRQARPSGYEQKRWAGSPSRKSLASTTMIYTGLLTAVFVVLHVRAFKYGPAGEIAGRRDLYGLVIDFFRDPLHIVFYEICLVLVGFHLWHGFSSSFESLGIDDPRYTRYVLALGKIVAILIASGFIVIPFWAFFFGGRP from the coding sequence ATGACGCCGCGCTGGAACGTGTTCTCGTCGTCGGTGGCGGAGAAACTGTTGATCGCGGTGACGGGCCTGCTGCTGTTCCTCTACCTCGTCGTCCATCTCATTGGGAACACGCTGCTGTTCCTGGGCCCGACGACGTTCAACGGCTACGCTCACGCGCTCATCTCGAACCCGCTGGTCATCCCGATCGAACTCGGGCTGGCGGCGGTCTTCGCCCTTCACATCTGGAAAACCGTGATGATGTGGTGGAGGAATCGGCAGGCGCGGCCGTCCGGCTACGAGCAGAAACGGTGGGCTGGATCGCCGAGCCGAAAATCGCTGGCCTCGACCACGATGATCTACACGGGCCTGCTGACAGCGGTCTTCGTCGTCCTGCACGTCCGGGCCTTCAAGTACGGGCCGGCCGGCGAGATCGCGGGGCGGCGGGATCTCTACGGCCTCGTGATCGACTTCTTCCGCGACCCGTTGCACATCGTCTTCTACGAGATCTGTCTGGTGCTGGTCGGGTTCCACCTGTGGCACGGGTTCTCGAGTTCGTTCGAGTCGCTTGGTATCGATGACCCGCGCTACACGCGCTATGTCCTGGCGCTCGGCAAGATCGTCGCGATCCTGATCGCCAGCGGCTTCATCGTCATCCCGTTCTGGGCGTTCTTCTTCGGAGGCAGACCATGA
- the sucC gene encoding ADP-forming succinate--CoA ligase subunit beta encodes MKIHEYQAKAILARHGVPVPRGELAQSPADVEAIARRLGGTVVVKAQIHAGGRGKGGGVKLAKSPDEAVDIARHMFGMRLVTHQTGPEGRIVKRILVEEGLQIARELYLGLVLDRAAERPVIMASPAGGMEIEKVAADTPNLIFKAHVDPATGLIPFQARSLAFALGLGGAAVGKAVKLVAAVYDAFMSTDASLIEINPLIVTADGELVALDAKMNFDDNALFRHPDIRELRDLDEEDPLETEASKFSLNYIRLDGTIGCMVNGAGLAMATMDIIKLAGGEPANFLDVGGGATAEQIKNAFRILTTDKNVRAVFVNIFGGILRCDILAEGLVAAVRELGVALPIVIRMEGTNVEKGKQMLRDSGLNFTTTDAVDQAAAAVVKLAGGR; translated from the coding sequence GTGAAAATCCACGAGTACCAGGCCAAGGCCATTCTCGCGCGGCATGGCGTACCGGTCCCGCGCGGGGAACTGGCGCAGAGTCCCGCCGACGTCGAAGCCATTGCTCGGCGTCTGGGCGGCACGGTGGTGGTGAAGGCGCAGATTCATGCCGGCGGGCGCGGCAAGGGCGGCGGCGTCAAGCTCGCCAAGTCGCCGGATGAGGCTGTCGACATCGCGCGCCACATGTTCGGCATGCGCCTGGTCACGCATCAGACCGGGCCGGAGGGGCGGATCGTCAAGCGCATCCTCGTCGAGGAGGGATTGCAGATCGCGCGCGAACTGTACCTCGGCCTCGTGCTCGATCGGGCCGCCGAGCGACCGGTGATCATGGCGAGCCCGGCAGGTGGCATGGAGATCGAGAAGGTCGCGGCGGACACGCCGAACCTGATCTTCAAGGCGCACGTCGATCCGGCGACCGGCCTGATTCCGTTCCAGGCGCGCAGCCTGGCGTTCGCGCTGGGCCTCGGCGGCGCCGCGGTGGGCAAGGCAGTGAAACTCGTCGCCGCGGTCTACGACGCGTTCATGTCCACCGATGCCTCGCTGATCGAAATCAACCCGCTCATCGTGACGGCGGACGGCGAGCTGGTGGCGCTCGACGCCAAGATGAACTTCGATGACAACGCGCTCTTCCGTCATCCCGACATCCGGGAACTGCGCGACCTCGACGAGGAGGACCCGCTCGAGACCGAAGCGTCGAAGTTCTCGCTCAACTACATTCGCCTCGACGGCACGATCGGCTGCATGGTCAACGGCGCGGGCCTGGCCATGGCGACGATGGACATCATCAAGCTGGCCGGCGGCGAGCCCGCCAACTTCCTCGACGTCGGCGGCGGCGCGACCGCGGAGCAGATCAAGAACGCGTTCCGAATCCTCACGACCGACAAGAACGTGCGGGCCGTCTTCGTGAACATCTTCGGAGGCATCCTCCGTTGCGACATCCTCGCCGAGGGCCTCGTCGCGGCGGTGCGCGAACTCGGCGTGGCGCTGCCGATTGTCATCCGGATGGAAGGGACCAACGTGGAGAAGGGCAAGCAGATGCTCCGCGACAGCGGTCTGAACTTCACCACGACCGACGCGGTGGACCAGGCGGCTGCTGCCGTCGTGAAGCTGGCGGGAGGGCGCTAA
- the sucD gene encoding succinate--CoA ligase subunit alpha — translation MAVLLDKSTRLLVQGLTGREGTFHAKQAAEYGTTIVGGVTPGKGGTMHEGWPIFDTVEQAVRETGANASLVFVPPSAGADTIMEAVAAGLPLVVCITEGIPTLDMMRVVTFMRGTATRLIGPNCPGAISPGKAKAGIIPGHICKEGRVGIVSRSGTLTYEAIQQTTQLGYGQTTCIGIGGDPIIGTTFVDALRLFNADAETEAVVMIGEIGGTAEEEAAVFIETEFTKPVVSFIAGQTAPPGRRMGHAGAIIAGGKGTAAEKMAALTAAGVRVVRSPAEIGAAVKSVL, via the coding sequence ATGGCAGTCCTACTGGACAAATCGACCCGGCTGCTCGTGCAGGGGCTGACCGGACGCGAAGGGACGTTTCACGCGAAGCAGGCCGCGGAGTACGGGACGACGATTGTCGGCGGTGTGACGCCGGGCAAGGGCGGTACGATGCACGAGGGATGGCCCATCTTCGACACCGTCGAGCAGGCCGTCCGCGAGACCGGCGCGAACGCGTCGCTGGTGTTCGTGCCGCCGTCGGCCGGCGCCGATACGATCATGGAAGCCGTCGCCGCCGGCCTGCCGCTCGTCGTCTGCATCACCGAGGGAATACCGACGCTCGACATGATGCGCGTGGTGACCTTCATGCGCGGCACGGCGACGCGGCTCATCGGACCCAACTGTCCCGGCGCGATCTCTCCGGGCAAGGCGAAGGCCGGGATCATTCCTGGGCACATCTGCAAGGAAGGGCGCGTCGGGATTGTGTCGCGCAGCGGGACGCTCACCTACGAGGCCATACAACAGACGACCCAACTCGGTTACGGCCAGACGACGTGCATCGGCATCGGCGGGGATCCGATCATCGGGACGACGTTCGTCGACGCGCTGCGACTGTTCAACGCGGACGCCGAGACCGAGGCCGTCGTGATGATTGGCGAGATTGGCGGGACCGCGGAAGAGGAAGCCGCGGTGTTCATCGAGACGGAGTTCACCAAGCCGGTGGTGAGTTTCATCGCCGGCCAGACGGCACCGCCCGGGCGCCGCATGGGCCACGCCGGCGCGATCATCGCGGGCGGAAAGGGCACGGCCGCCGAGAAGATGGCGGCGCTGACCGCGGCCGGCGTCCGCGTCGTGCGAAGCCCCGCCGAGATCGGCGCGGCTGTCAAGTCGGTGCTGTAG
- a CDS encoding 2-oxoacid:acceptor oxidoreductase subunit alpha has product MTPPELAVQEATAERAVRRVVNDLCIQVATVNGSGSQTANLVLLRALFQMGIPVSGKNLFPSNIAGLPTWFTIRASRHGYIGRKKEIDVLVAMNLETAREDVLAMEPGSVVLYDETFKLNAVRDDLIFYPVPFDRLVAPVCPDAKLRKLVRNMIYDGVLARLLGIDLAYMDKALTRQLAKKAKALTLNQAALGAGFEFAATSLEKRDPFVVEPMGATAGKILVEGNAAAAIGAMMAGVTVVTWYPITPSSSVCETLTTYMRKYRMDKDTGKATFAIVQAEDELSALGMALGAGWMGARSMTATSGPGISLMSEFTGLGYYAEIPTVIFDVQRVGPSTGLPTRTAQGDILSTALLSHGDTRHPMYLPCSVSEVYEMAIDAFDLAERLQTPVFVMSDLDLGMNTWMSDPFRYPDKPLDRGKRLTTDKLAELGDWGRYKDVDGDGIPYRTTPGDGLPVYFCRGSGHNEHGQYSERAADYVANIDRINRKFQTARALMPPAVVDAVQGARIGIIGYGTSHWGILESRDQLRLEAGVESSYLRLRAFPFGPEVADFVAAHDRVYVVEQNRDGQMAGLLKLDLDATLLHRLRSVLHYDGMPLDARTVTNEILTQEGR; this is encoded by the coding sequence ATGACACCTCCAGAGCTCGCTGTGCAGGAAGCGACAGCCGAACGGGCCGTGCGTCGCGTCGTGAACGACCTTTGCATCCAGGTGGCGACGGTCAACGGCTCGGGCAGCCAGACGGCCAATCTCGTGCTGCTGCGGGCCCTTTTTCAGATGGGCATCCCGGTCTCCGGGAAGAACCTGTTTCCGTCCAACATCGCGGGTCTGCCCACCTGGTTCACGATCCGCGCGAGCCGCCACGGATACATCGGCCGCAAGAAGGAAATCGACGTGCTGGTCGCGATGAACCTCGAGACGGCGCGCGAGGACGTGCTGGCGATGGAGCCGGGTTCCGTCGTGCTCTACGACGAGACGTTCAAGCTGAACGCCGTGCGCGACGACCTCATCTTCTACCCGGTGCCGTTCGACAGGCTCGTGGCGCCCGTCTGTCCCGACGCGAAGCTGCGGAAACTGGTCCGCAACATGATCTACGACGGCGTGCTCGCACGCCTGCTCGGCATCGACCTGGCGTACATGGACAAGGCGCTGACCAGGCAGCTCGCGAAGAAGGCCAAGGCCCTCACGCTCAATCAGGCGGCGCTCGGCGCGGGCTTCGAGTTCGCCGCTACCAGCCTCGAGAAACGCGACCCGTTCGTCGTCGAACCGATGGGGGCGACGGCGGGGAAGATCCTGGTTGAAGGCAACGCTGCGGCGGCCATCGGCGCCATGATGGCCGGGGTGACGGTCGTGACCTGGTATCCCATCACGCCATCGTCCAGCGTGTGCGAGACGCTCACCACCTACATGCGCAAGTACCGCATGGACAAGGACACGGGAAAGGCGACGTTCGCGATCGTGCAGGCCGAAGACGAGTTGAGCGCGCTCGGGATGGCGCTCGGCGCCGGCTGGATGGGCGCGCGGTCGATGACCGCAACATCTGGTCCCGGCATCTCGCTGATGTCCGAGTTCACCGGCCTCGGCTACTACGCGGAGATTCCGACCGTCATCTTCGACGTGCAGCGCGTCGGCCCGTCGACCGGGTTGCCGACGCGTACCGCGCAAGGCGACATCCTGTCGACCGCCTTGCTGTCGCACGGCGACACGCGGCACCCGATGTACCTGCCGTGCTCGGTGTCGGAGGTGTACGAGATGGCGATCGACGCATTCGACCTGGCCGAGCGCCTCCAGACCCCGGTGTTCGTGATGAGCGACCTCGACCTTGGGATGAACACCTGGATGTCCGATCCGTTCCGGTACCCGGACAAGCCGCTCGACCGCGGCAAGCGGCTGACGACCGACAAGCTCGCGGAGCTGGGAGACTGGGGACGGTACAAGGACGTCGACGGCGACGGGATTCCCTATCGGACGACGCCAGGAGACGGGCTGCCGGTGTACTTCTGCCGGGGGTCCGGTCACAACGAGCACGGACAATACAGCGAGCGGGCCGCCGATTACGTCGCCAACATCGACCGTATCAATCGCAAGTTCCAGACCGCGCGAGCGCTGATGCCACCCGCGGTCGTGGACGCGGTTCAGGGTGCACGGATTGGCATCATCGGGTACGGGACCAGCCATTGGGGAATCCTCGAGAGCCGCGATCAGTTGAGGCTCGAGGCGGGCGTCGAGTCCTCCTACCTTCGTCTCCGCGCGTTCCCGTTCGGACCGGAAGTCGCCGACTTCGTGGCAGCGCACGACCGGGTGTACGTCGTCGAGCAGAACCGGGACGGCCAGATGGCGGGGCTGCTCAAGCTCGACCTCGACGCGACGCTGCTCCACCGGCTCCGGAGCGTGCTGCACTACGACGGCATGCCGCTCGATGCCAGGACTGTGACCAACGAGATCCTGACGCAGGAAGGACGATAG
- a CDS encoding 2-oxoacid:ferredoxin oxidoreductase subunit beta: MTMTTSATPAPGKKVNRIGLELSAYRGGKSTLCAGCGHNAISERIVEAFYEMGVDSRRVIKLSGIGCSSKSPAYFLGQSHGFNSVHGRMPSVATGAMLANTDVTAIGVSGDGDTGAIGLGQFAHLMRRNVPMIYIVENNGCYGLTKGQLSPTADIGSTLKNGVVNDLPAIDLCALAIELGASFVARSFSGDKKQMASLLKAAIAHRGTAMLDIISPCVTFNDHEGSTKSYSYVKDHEEPLEEISFVPFFEDITVDYEPGTVRQVSLHDGSTVFLKKLAGDYDPTNKATARRVIYESAARGEFATGLIYVEPSRPDFLTLLNVIDQPLASLPTEKVRPSREVLEAIMDSLR; this comes from the coding sequence ATGACCATGACGACGAGCGCGACCCCGGCACCCGGGAAGAAGGTCAACCGCATCGGCCTCGAACTCTCCGCCTACCGCGGCGGGAAGAGCACGCTTTGTGCGGGATGCGGCCACAACGCCATCTCCGAACGAATCGTCGAGGCATTCTACGAGATGGGCGTGGACAGCCGGCGGGTGATCAAGCTCTCCGGCATCGGCTGTTCGAGCAAGAGCCCGGCGTATTTCCTGGGCCAATCGCACGGCTTCAATTCGGTCCATGGGCGCATGCCGTCGGTGGCGACGGGTGCGATGCTGGCGAACACGGATGTGACGGCCATCGGCGTCAGCGGCGACGGCGATACCGGGGCGATCGGACTCGGCCAGTTCGCCCACCTCATGCGCCGCAACGTGCCGATGATCTATATCGTGGAGAACAACGGCTGCTACGGGTTGACGAAAGGGCAGCTGTCTCCCACCGCGGACATTGGATCCACGCTCAAGAACGGTGTGGTCAACGATCTGCCGGCGATCGATCTGTGCGCGCTGGCCATCGAACTCGGCGCCAGCTTCGTGGCGCGGTCGTTCTCGGGCGACAAGAAGCAGATGGCCTCGTTGCTCAAGGCCGCCATCGCGCACCGGGGCACCGCGATGCTCGACATCATCTCGCCCTGCGTCACGTTCAACGACCACGAGGGATCGACCAAGAGCTATTCCTACGTGAAGGACCACGAGGAGCCACTCGAGGAGATCAGCTTCGTGCCGTTCTTCGAGGACATCACGGTGGACTACGAGCCCGGGACCGTGCGGCAGGTGTCGCTCCACGACGGGTCGACGGTGTTCCTGAAGAAGCTCGCGGGTGACTACGATCCCACCAACAAGGCGACGGCGCGCCGCGTGATCTACGAATCCGCCGCACGGGGCGAGTTCGCGACGGGCCTGATCTACGTGGAGCCCAGCCGTCCCGACTTCCTGACGCTGCTGAACGTGATCGACCAGCCCCTCGCGTCACTGCCGACCGAGAAGGTCCGCCCCTCACGCGAGGTGCTCGAGGCGATCATGGACAGCCTGCGCTGA
- the ndk gene encoding nucleoside-diphosphate kinase: MERTFAIIKPDAVGHRLAGQIVGRIEQGGFQIRAMRLVHLTKKEAEGFYAVHREKPFFSGLTDFMSSGPAVVMVLEAPDAIRRWRDLMGATDPAKAALGTLRKEFGTSIGSNATHGSDAPETAAYEIGYFFQGMELI; this comes from the coding sequence ATGGAACGCACATTCGCAATCATCAAGCCCGACGCCGTCGGCCATCGGCTTGCCGGCCAGATCGTCGGCCGGATCGAGCAGGGCGGGTTTCAGATTCGTGCCATGCGCCTGGTCCATCTGACCAAGAAGGAAGCCGAGGGCTTCTACGCCGTTCATCGGGAGAAACCGTTCTTCAGTGGGTTGACCGACTTCATGTCTTCCGGGCCGGCCGTGGTGATGGTGCTCGAGGCGCCCGACGCGATCCGGAGGTGGCGTGACTTGATGGGCGCCACCGACCCGGCCAAGGCCGCTCTTGGGACGCTGCGGAAGGAGTTCGGTACCTCGATCGGGAGCAATGCGACACACGGCTCGGACGCACCCGAGACCGCGGCGTACGAGATTGGCTATTTCTTCCAGGGCATGGAGCTGATCTGA